The window TGGTTTTTTGCTTCAGAAAACCAGGAAAATATGATTCTTTTTATTCGGGATAATGGAATTGGAATTTCTGAAGGAGACCTGGGGCGAGTGTTTGAAAAGGGATTTACGGGAGAAAACGGAAGAGCTTTTGCCAAATCCACGGGGATCGGTTTATACCTTTGCAAAGAACTCTGCAATAAGATGTATCTGGGATTAGAAGTCCAGTCCTCCATGGGCCATGGTACTACAATTAAAATAACATTTCCAAAAGACAGGCAGTCATTCCTGCAGTAAAGGGTTCCGCTTATTTTAAAGCGGAGCCCTTTTATCTTACAAATTTGTTCGTTTGCCGTAAGTAAAATCTATGGTTCCATGATTCGTTCCCTGGTATACTGAGGAAGCAAACCACGAAAGGAGTAATTTTGATGAAAAATAAAACAATCGGTATCAGTATGTTGTTACTTGCTGTCATCAGCTTCCTCATGGGTATTGTAAAAATATCTCCTATGGTTTCTGCCGGATATGAAATGTATAAGACTGCAACAGAAGCCATAAGCGTGCCGGATAGAATTGAGGAGCTTAAACAACAAAAAAGTTATATTACATTTGAAGACATACCGGATGGATATAAAGAGCAGGTGTTAAAATCAGAAGACAAACGTTTTTATTATCATTTTGGCTTTGATCCCATTGCTACAGCAAGAGCCATGGTTAACAATGTGATTGCGGGAAGCTTTGTGCAAGGGGGGAGCACGATCACCCAGCAGCTTGCAAAAAATATGTACTTTTCTTTTGAAAAGAAATATGAGCGGAAGGTGGCAGAATTATTTGTTGCTTTTCACCTGGAAAAAGATCTTACAAAGGATGAAATACTGGAGCTCTATTGTAATATTGCTTACTACGGGGAAGGATGCTATGGACTGAAACAGGCGGCGAATCACTATTACGGTGTTGAGCCTTTAGAGCTGACAATCACGCAGATCAAGGCGCTTGTATGGACAATTAAGAGTCCGAATAAATATAATCCCAATGCTTATAAAGTAATTCCGGCGTAGCAGATATAAGTTAGTAAAGAAAAGGAGATCATAAATGATACAAAAAGGATTCAATAGTTTTCAGATTAAAATAATAGCTTTGGTGCTTATGGTATTCGATCACATTCACTATGCTTTTACAGGTGTTTTCCCAATTCCGCTGTGGTTTACAATACTGGGCAGACTATCGGCTCCTCTATTCATCTTTGCTACGGCTAATGGCATGAGATATACCAGAAATCCGGTAAAATACTTAATGCGTTTATGGATCGGATCTGTATTTATGGGCTTTGGCAATGATCTGATTAACAGTTACTTCCCGTTGCCTAATGGTGGAATTATCATAAATAATATTTTTTCTACGTTATTTATCATATGCCTGATTATTTTCAGTATTCAGCGGATTTCCATATGCAGGAAAGAGAACCGTCCGTTTCTCCAGTATATAATTTTAATGCTTATTCCTGTTTTCAGCAGTATTATCCTATTATCAGCCATGTCTGATCCCGGATTATTTATTATAACAAGAGGAATCATGCTCTTTGTTCCCTCCCTCTTATTCTGTGAAGGCGGCATTGTACTGGTTGCTTTAGGCGTTGGATTATATTTATGCAACCAGGATAAAAAGAAAATAGGTATATTTTATTTTCTGCTCAGCCTTTTGGTCTTTGCAATGGGTTATAACCCCGAGGTCGGTGTGGAGAGCATGTTTTTGCATAATATTCAGTGGTGTATGGTATTTGCCTTACCAATTATGCTGCTTTACAATAAGCAGAAGGGCCGTGGAATGAAATATTTCTTTTATGCTTTTTATCCGGCCCATATTTATATTTTTACGATTTTAGCCTATATTATTTCTAAATATTAGAGGAGAGGATGGACACCATGAATACAATCTTAAAGGTTCAGAACCTTCAGAAATATTACGGTAACAAAGGGAATGTAACAAAGGCTGTTGACAATATCAGCTTTAATGTTTCAGAAGGAGAATATATCGGGATCATGGGGGCATCAGGCAGCGGAAAGACTACCATTCTCAATTGCGTTTCCACCATTGATGATGCGACTTCCGGGCATATCTATATTGACGGAACTGATGTCACTGAGATGAAAGCAGAGGCCTTATCAAAGTTCAGACGTGAAAAGCTTGGCTTTATTTTTCAGGACTTTAACCTGCTTGATACCCTCACTGCCCATGAAAATATTGCCCTGGCTTTGGCAATTATGAAAGCTCCTGCAGAGGATATGGATGAGCGGATCCACCAGGCTGCCTCTCTTTTAAACATCACGGAGGTATTGAATAAGTATCCGTATCAGATGTCAGGCGGTCAAAAGCAGCGTGTGGCCGCAGCAAGAGCCATCATTACAAATCCCAGCCTGATTCTAGCTGATGAACCTACCGGGGCCTTGGACTCCAAGTCTGCAAAGATGCTTCTGGAAAGCTTTAAAAACCTAAACGAACAGATTCATGCTGCCATTCTGATGGTAACCCATGATGCTTTTACTGCCAGCTATTGCAGACGCATCTTGTTCATCAAAGACGGCAGGCTGTTTAATGAGCTTATCCGGGGAGAGGAATCACGTAAGGAATTCTTTGACCGGATTATGGAGGTTATGGCCCTTCTTGGAGGTGATTTAAGTGCTGACTAAGCTTGTATTTAAAAATGTCGGAAAAAGCATGCAGGACTACACGGTATATTTTTTTACTCTTGTGTTTGGTGTTTCTATTTTCTATATGTTCAACTCCATCTACGCGCAGCAGGACATCATGGTGGTGACGGAAATAGTCAGCGATTCCATGATCGCCCTTAAGAAGATATTATCGGTCATATCCGTATTCGTTGCGGTGATCCTGGGCTTTTTGATCATTTATGCAAATAGTTTTTTTATCAGGCGGCGAAAAAAAGAAATGGGGATTTACATGACTCTGGGGATGAGTAAAGGCAAAATTTCTGCCATTCTTGTACTTGAAACATTTCTCATGGGCCTCCTTGCTTTAATTGCAGGTCTGGTAACCGGTGTTTTTGGCTCCCAGTTTATGTCTGTGTTCACTGCCAAAATATTTGAGGCGGATATGACAGCTTATAAATTCATATTTTCTCCAGATGCAGCGGTAAAAAGTATCTTTTATTTCGCAGTTATTTTTTTGACAGTGATTATTTTTAATACAATTGCTATCAGCAATTATAAACTGATTGATTTAATTTATGGAGGCCGGAAAAATGAAAGCTTAAAAATCAGGAGCACCAGATTATCTGTACTGATTTTCCTGATATCCATTATTTTCTTAGGAACCGCATATGTATTGGTTTTGAAAAATGGAATCATTAACATCAATCAGATCTTCCTCTGTTCCATTGTTTTAGGAACGGTTGGTTCGTTACTGTTTTTCTTTTCTCTTTCAGGAATACTGACCAAGCTGGTACAATCAAATAAAAAGCTGTATTATAAAAACCTGACCATGTTTGTAACCCGCCAGCTCACCAGTAAGATCAACACAAATTTTATATCCATATCCGTGATAAGCATTGTGCTGCTTTTGGTAATCGGTATTTTTTCAACCGGTTACAGCATGAAAAATATTCTGTCAGCCGATTTAAAGAAGACAGCTCCCTATGATGTCAGCTTTTATGGAAGTAATGAGGAGGGAAGTCATGGAACCATATACGAAAGCCTGCCTTTGTCAATCAAAAGCATTGATGCCATAAGCCATGAATACAGCATTTACCGCGGGGACCTTCGTTACAAGGATTTCCCCATAGAATATTCTTCCCTGTCTTTTGATTTAGGGAAGCGTGTACTTGATTTTGTTATGTTTTCTGATTACCAGAAGTTTTTAGAAATGCAGGAAAAAGAAAAAAACGATCTTCCTGGAAATGAGTATTTCATCATTGCTTCCGGTGACATTTACCAGGATATTGCACAGCAATTCCTTGACAAAAAAGTAACAATTTCTCTTGGGGATAAAACACTCCAGTCAAAGGGGGAGGTACAAAACATAAAACTTTCCAACAGTGATTCCGGTATCACATTCGTTGTAAATGACGCGTTTGCTGAAATT of the Lacrimispora indolis DSM 755 genome contains:
- a CDS encoding TraX family protein — translated: MIQKGFNSFQIKIIALVLMVFDHIHYAFTGVFPIPLWFTILGRLSAPLFIFATANGMRYTRNPVKYLMRLWIGSVFMGFGNDLINSYFPLPNGGIIINNIFSTLFIICLIIFSIQRISICRKENRPFLQYIILMLIPVFSSIILLSAMSDPGLFIITRGIMLFVPSLLFCEGGIVLVALGVGLYLCNQDKKKIGIFYFLLSLLVFAMGYNPEVGVESMFLHNIQWCMVFALPIMLLYNKQKGRGMKYFFYAFYPAHIYIFTILAYIISKY
- a CDS encoding FtsX-like permease family protein; its protein translation is MLTKLVFKNVGKSMQDYTVYFFTLVFGVSIFYMFNSIYAQQDIMVVTEIVSDSMIALKKILSVISVFVAVILGFLIIYANSFFIRRRKKEMGIYMTLGMSKGKISAILVLETFLMGLLALIAGLVTGVFGSQFMSVFTAKIFEADMTAYKFIFSPDAAVKSIFYFAVIFLTVIIFNTIAISNYKLIDLIYGGRKNESLKIRSTRLSVLIFLISIIFLGTAYVLVLKNGIININQIFLCSIVLGTVGSLLFFFSLSGILTKLVQSNKKLYYKNLTMFVTRQLTSKINTNFISISVISIVLLLVIGIFSTGYSMKNILSADLKKTAPYDVSFYGSNEEGSHGTIYESLPLSIKSIDAISHEYSIYRGDLRYKDFPIEYSSLSFDLGKRVLDFVMFSDYQKFLEMQEKEKNDLPGNEYFIIASGDIYQDIAQQFLDKKVTISLGDKTLQSKGEVQNIKLSNSDSGITFVVNDAFAEILDQSPDHVLNMVCRFGEGSKELQEKLNEYSNSEDYQERSFWYYSSREDIYASSIAMKAIISFLAIYLGIVFMVACAAILAIQQLAQAADNKERYALLRKLGAEKKMLDNALFVQILCYFLLPFILGIAHSIVGLTAVNDVMKALGRVNVMDTVLIPALFIVVIYGVYFGLTYMGCKHILRKDHY
- a CDS encoding biosynthetic peptidoglycan transglycosylase; this encodes MKNKTIGISMLLLAVISFLMGIVKISPMVSAGYEMYKTATEAISVPDRIEELKQQKSYITFEDIPDGYKEQVLKSEDKRFYYHFGFDPIATARAMVNNVIAGSFVQGGSTITQQLAKNMYFSFEKKYERKVAELFVAFHLEKDLTKDEILELYCNIAYYGEGCYGLKQAANHYYGVEPLELTITQIKALVWTIKSPNKYNPNAYKVIPA
- a CDS encoding ABC transporter ATP-binding protein, with amino-acid sequence MNTILKVQNLQKYYGNKGNVTKAVDNISFNVSEGEYIGIMGASGSGKTTILNCVSTIDDATSGHIYIDGTDVTEMKAEALSKFRREKLGFIFQDFNLLDTLTAHENIALALAIMKAPAEDMDERIHQAASLLNITEVLNKYPYQMSGGQKQRVAAARAIITNPSLILADEPTGALDSKSAKMLLESFKNLNEQIHAAILMVTHDAFTASYCRRILFIKDGRLFNELIRGEESRKEFFDRIMEVMALLGGDLSAD